The nucleotide window GGATAAAACCAAATCAGGAAAAGATCTTAAAGCACTCGAATTACCAGGACTTTGGAATGGCACCATGGCAAATTGGAATACTATTTTCGTTGAAGTGCCATTGATAACCTTTAATCCTGTAAAAACTGTAAATGATCTTCTGAAGGCTCCCCACCAAATTAAAAAATGATCGATTTTGAAATTTTAGAAAAAGAGCTGCAATTCAGAGCTGTTAGAAGTTCTGGAGCAGGTGGGCAGCACGTTAATAAAGTTTCAAGCAAGGTTGAACTTTATTGGTCTTTACAGGATTCCATGGTCTTTGATGAAGACCAAAAGCATCGCTTAGAAGTTAAATTATCTAACCGCCTCACGAAAGATGGAGTTCTGATTCTTCAAAATAGTGAAAGCCGGAGTCAACATAAAAATAAAGAATTGGTTGTTCAGCAATTCAAAGAGCTGATTGAAGAAAGTTTAAAAAAGAAAAAGAAGCGTGTAGCAACCAAAGTTCCGAAGAAAGTAAAACAAAAACGTCTGGCCAACAAACGACAACTTTCTGAGAAAAAAGCCCTTAGAAAACCTCCTGAGATTTAATTAAATTTTCAAAGTTTAGTTATGGCATATTTATCTATATGTGTAACTTTGTTCCGTTCTCAAAAGGGGTGCCTATATCGGCTGAGATCATACCCAATGAACCTAGAACAGGTAATGCTGTTTAGGGATAAACAAGGTGAAATAATCACCTTGAATTGGATCTTAAGGATTCGTAATTAAATAACAACTAAAGAATAATTACCTCTTTTTATTCGATTAAAAATTTTTAATCGCAATGAAAAATTTATTCAATGTTCTTGGTGTTGTTGTGCTGACGTTTGGTTTATCGTACCAGATGTATAGTCAACAGCCAAAAGATCAAGACACGACAAAAACTGAAGTATTAGAGGAGGTATTGGTAACTGCTGTCAGAGTTAAATCCAATGCCCCGATTACCCATTCCAATTTATCCAAGGTAGAAATTGCTAAGAGAAATTTGGGGCAAGATGTGCCTCAGTTGCTTAATTTTTTACCGGCTGTTGTAACTACTTCAGATGCAGGAGCAGGAATAGGGTATACGGGAATTCGTGTTCGTGGCATCAATGCGCAATCTACTAATGTTACGATTAATGGAATCCCCTATAACGATGCCGAGTCTATGGGGACTTTTTGGGTCAACTTGGGCGATATTGCGTCATCCGTTCAAAATATACAATTACAAAGAGGTGTTGGAACCTCCACAAATGGCTCTGGTGCTTTTGGCGCAAGTATCAATGTGTTGACGGATGCTGTTGCCAACGAACCTTATGCAGAAATCAATAATTCAGTTGGAAGTTTTAATACTCGAAAACATACGGTTAAAATGAGCACTGGTCTTATTGATCGTCATTTTGAAGTGTCCGGTAGACTTTCCCAAATAAAATCTGATGGGTATATCGATAGAGCTTCGTCTGATCTAAAATCGTATTTCCTTCAAGCGTCTTATGTTGATGATAATACATTGATAAAAGCGATTACGTTTGCCGGTAAAGAAGAAACATATCAGTCTTGGTATGGATTTGATCCTGTTTCTACAGAATATGCAGGGTTTAATCCGAATTTAGATGAAAACCGAAGATTCAATATTGCAGGCATAATGTTCG belongs to Aegicerativicinus sediminis and includes:
- the arfB gene encoding alternative ribosome rescue aminoacyl-tRNA hydrolase ArfB, which gives rise to MIDFEILEKELQFRAVRSSGAGGQHVNKVSSKVELYWSLQDSMVFDEDQKHRLEVKLSNRLTKDGVLILQNSESRSQHKNKELVVQQFKELIEESLKKKKKRVATKVPKKVKQKRLANKRQLSEKKALRKPPEI